Part of the Musa acuminata AAA Group cultivar baxijiao chromosome BXJ3-10, Cavendish_Baxijiao_AAA, whole genome shotgun sequence genome, CATAGCTATTAGGATCACCACCTTGGGCTCCAGCAGGAGCTTTCCCTGATTGATCATTCACAATGTGTTCCTGCAAGATTTTTGGCTCTGTTGAAGGACTGTCGGTCTTCCTGCCATGGAGGACTGCCATACATATTGCGAAAGACTGAAGCATTGACATGGAAGATAGGAATTCAACAGTGTACAGCCCCTCTCTGAAAGATACAATGCTGAAGGCAAGTCTCTTTTCTTCTGATCCACCCTGAAACAGTTCGATTACTAGTGTTATCTACTGAAACACCGATGCTACTAGCAAAAGCAACAGACAGTAAATAAAACTGCCATACCTGAGTGAACAGTTCAGATCTATGAGTTCCATCTGTAGTTTGACAACCTTGGTCTGAACCAAAGGTATTGCACTTTCGGGACTTGTCAGTAAGAACAGTCAGCAAGCAACCCTCGTCCCAACCTCCGCAATCGCATGCTCCTCCTGATCTCCATCTCTCTATCAGAGGTGAGGGCTCACCATCGGTAGACAAGCCATGAACCCCGCTTGGAAGCATGACGGAGATACCAGATTGACATAGATCATCATTATGCTGATCAGTCTGCAAACGCTTCTCATCATTTGAAGCACTTACATTTCTTGTTGATAAGTTTGCTCCGCAATTACTGTGGCCTGCTCGGGTGGGGGTATCGGACTTATCCACAGGTGGTGGCACCTTAACAACAATGGCAGCCAACTCGCTCATAGCAGAAGAGTTAGCAGTTGCTTGTTCAGCACCAAGCAAAACAAACTCTCTAACGTGAGAACTGTCACCTTCATGGCTCCTCAAGTTGCGAAGTGAAACCTTCAACTGGCCAACAACATTGGAGATCAACTGATGCTTCTTGCTCTTATTTCCGGGGCTGCTCCAGAACATGGTTTTCTTCTTTGAACCATTTACAGAGAATATCTTATATATGCACTCTAGGTCATTATAATTGCTAATAATACTTCTCATTGTTATTGCTGCAGCAAATACTTCACTGTCACAGGATGAGAGCATAAGCAACGGAAGACCATTCTTCCAAGCAACTTGAAGAAGAGCTTGCTTCATTGGTGCAACATGCTTTTCATCTTTTTGAGTTCCTTTATCATTGTTGGATAATTGATTTGAAGTAATCATATTTCCCCTCACCTGGCATGTAGAGTCAACACTTGTTGGCTTGTGCACCCCATGGTTTGATTTGTCGGTTCTACTTAGTTCACAAGAACCATGACTGCCCGATAAGGCTGCAATTGGCCCAGTCGAACGAAGATTGTTCTTTGGCTTCATTATAGGATCTAGTATTCTCCTCAATGGGCTTTGCCTACCTTTATTCTTTCTGGCTGCTTGATCTCCATGCGAATTAAACAGATGAGAAACTGAATCGATTTGTTCTTCAGACGAACCTTCCCTCAAGCTAGAACTCTTGCTCATGCTTTTTAGATCAGCACTCAGTCGACGGTTAGATGATTCCCTTCCTGCTGCAGACActaattttttttctgattttgttGATCCTTTTGTCATATTGACTTCAAGTTGCTTGCAAGTACCTTTAGAAAATAGATCATTTTCCCCATTTCTTCGTACCAATGTATCAGTTGGTGCTACACCTTCTGACAGAACAGTGCAAGATATATCAGGTTCATCATTTTGAATGGTACAAGGGAGAGGACATGCGTGAGGAACATGAAGATACTGATGGATGATCTCGACATCTTCAGCTAAATTACCTGAATGGTTGTAGCTATTTCCCTCAGCGAGCCAGTCGTCAGCAGTTAATGGGGTATCAGAAGTAAGGCATCCACTGTCCACGTTCTCTTGAAGATAATCCGATATTCCTTTGCAATCCTGGGAAATTTGTGGAAAATTGGTGTCCAAGGATTGACAATGGCCATTGTCTATGCGTTTTTCTGCTTTCATCGAGCTTCCATTTTGGTCTTCAGCCACTCCAGTTGAAGTGGCAGTAGCAGTAGCAGTGTCAATCTTATATCTTGAACGTGAAGCTGCAGAATGTCGAGGTAGGCATACTTCGCCTGATATGGCTTTCAAATCTGAATCTTTACTGTTACCTTTATCATGTTTATTCCCTAACAGTTTAGCACTTGGAACAAAATCTCCATTATCATTCTGTGTAGGAAACTTCGTAGAAGAGATACTTGAACTACGGACGCCTTGTAAATGTTCAGAATCTTCTCCTTCATGCATCTCTGATCGGCTGCCTGTAACAGGGCTTCTCTTATGAGGAAAAACAGGAGATTTCTTCCCTCGAGAAAGAGGACTAGATATGGTCTTTCTAGATTGGTTAAAGGAACCAAATGTAGCATGTGCCGATGACTGAGTACTATCACATGCAGAGTGTCCGCCTCCCACATCTGTGACACATTTCTGGTGGTTCGTCCATCTCTCGAGACGCCCCCAGTCCAGAACTCCAAAATTCAGCGCCTTTCCATGAATATTATCTCCTTCCTCCAGCCGCTGAAGATAAAAGGGTACATTTGACATGTTCATAACTGGTTCGTCAAACCCTGGTCCCTTCCTACTGGGCCATGGCTTTTGAGAATTTCCCAAAGATGATGAAACTGAGTTTTTCTTCACCCCCTGCCGATCTTTGGCTGTTTGTCTAGGAAGCTTTTCAGTTTTAAGGGCCCCAACCTTCTCTAAGAGGTCGACATTCTTGATTCCGCTTGGGAATAAAAATCTCTCATTGGACAATCTTGAGGAGTTATTTTGCAGTGAGCACCTTTTTTCATGTTGACTGAACAGCATTTCTATCATTCTATCATCCTTTGCTTGAGCTGCTGGTGTTTCAGAAGGCATGTTTGGCTAGTTTTCTTTCAGAAATTCTATCAGCTTCATTGCTTTAAGTACAACTTGTTTCTTGGTACAGCACAACAGTGCTTTTCGCGATTAACTGTCAACAAGATTTTGTAAGTTCATGATTTCCCTTTCTCATGTTAAGGGAGACAGAACCTTCAAATTTCAATTTCTTCTAATATCACAGTGCACAATGCTGTATACATGAAAAAGAGTGTTATCTCCAAGTGCAGATACTAAATATAATGCAATCTACAACTGAAGCATCGTATCTTATCTCACTAACCTTTATCTAACTCAAGACTAAATAAAAGATTTGTCACACTATGACTACAATTTCACTTTGTAGAACATAAAGATTTCATTTCATCTacaaaccaaacaagaaaaaagaaagagacagagagagacagCACAAAACCGGACGAAAGAAACATGGCGTCTCCGCCACACAATTTCGCATTTTTACGAAACAATACGCGAACTTGATGCGTTCGTATGAAGAATTTCTTTGATTTGAGTCGCCGCGACGCATCAAAGAAGACGCACGAACAAAGAAAACAAAGTGTCCAAAAACCCTAACCCGTTCACCGCCTCTACTAGAAGTGAGCAGTGGATCTACAGCAATCCGGCCGAATATCAAACCCGGAAGTGCCTACACTTTTCG contains:
- the LOC104000881 gene encoding uncharacterized protein LOC104000881 isoform X1, whose amino-acid sequence is MPSETPAAQAKDDRMIEMLFSQHEKRCSLQNNSSRLSNERFLFPSGIKNVDLLEKVGALKTEKLPRQTAKDRQGVKKNSVSSSLGNSQKPWPSRKGPGFDEPVMNMSNVPFYLQRLEEGDNIHGKALNFGVLDWGRLERWTNHQKCVTDVGGGHSACDSTQSSAHATFGSFNQSRKTISSPLSRGKKSPVFPHKRSPVTGSRSEMHEGEDSEHLQGVRSSSISSTKFPTQNDNGDFVPSAKLLGNKHDKGNSKDSDLKAISGEVCLPRHSAASRSRYKIDTATATATSTGVAEDQNGSSMKAEKRIDNGHCQSLDTNFPQISQDCKGISDYLQENVDSGCLTSDTPLTADDWLAEGNSYNHSGNLAEDVEIIHQYLHVPHACPLPCTIQNDEPDISCTVLSEGVAPTDTLVRRNGENDLFSKGTCKQLEVNMTKGSTKSEKKLVSAAGRESSNRRLSADLKSMSKSSSLREGSSEEQIDSVSHLFNSHGDQAARKNKGRQSPLRRILDPIMKPKNNLRSTGPIAALSGSHGSCELSRTDKSNHGVHKPTSVDSTCQVRGNMITSNQLSNNDKGTQKDEKHVAPMKQALLQVAWKNGLPLLMLSSCDSEVFAAAITMRSIISNYNDLECIYKIFSVNGSKKKTMFWSSPGNKSKKHQLISNVVGQLKVSLRNLRSHEGDSSHVREFVLLGAEQATANSSAMSELAAIVVKVPPPVDKSDTPTRAGHSNCGANLSTRNVSASNDEKRLQTDQHNDDLCQSGISVMLPSGVHGLSTDGEPSPLIERWRSGGACDCGGWDEGCLLTVLTDKSRKCNTFGSDQGCQTTDGTHRSELFTQGGSEEKRLAFSIVSFREGLYTVEFLSSMSMLQSFAICMAVLHGRKTDSPSTEPKILQEHIVNDQSGKAPAGAQGGDPNSYVPNHPPVSPVGRA
- the LOC104000881 gene encoding uncharacterized protein LOC104000881 isoform X2; translated protein: MPSETPAAQAKDDRMIEMLFSQHEKRCSLQNNSSRLSNERFLFPSGIKNVDLLEKVGALKTEKLPRQTAKDRQGVKKNSVSSSLGNSQKPWPSRKGPGFDEPVMNMSNVPFYLQRLEEGDNIHGKALNFGVLDWGRLERWTNHQKCVTDVGGGHSACDSTQSSAHATFGSFNQSRKTISSPLSRGKKSPVFPHKRSPVTGSRSEMHEGEDSEHLQGVRSSSISSTKFPTQNDNGDFVPSAKLLGNKHDKGNSKDSDLKAISGEVCLPRHSAASRSRYKIDTATATATSTGVAEDQNGSSMKAEKRIDNGHCQSLDTNFPQISQDCKGISDYLQENVDSGCLTSDTPLTADDWLAEGNSYNHSEGVAPTDTLVRRNGENDLFSKGTCKQLEVNMTKGSTKSEKKLVSAAGRESSNRRLSADLKSMSKSSSLREGSSEEQIDSVSHLFNSHGDQAARKNKGRQSPLRRILDPIMKPKNNLRSTGPIAALSGSHGSCELSRTDKSNHGVHKPTSVDSTCQVRGNMITSNQLSNNDKGTQKDEKHVAPMKQALLQVAWKNGLPLLMLSSCDSEVFAAAITMRSIISNYNDLECIYKIFSVNGSKKKTMFWSSPGNKSKKHQLISNVVGQLKVSLRNLRSHEGDSSHVREFVLLGAEQATANSSAMSELAAIVVKVPPPVDKSDTPTRAGHSNCGANLSTRNVSASNDEKRLQTDQHNDDLCQSGISVMLPSGVHGLSTDGEPSPLIERWRSGGACDCGGWDEGCLLTVLTDKSRKCNTFGSDQGCQTTDGTHRSELFTQGGSEEKRLAFSIVSFREGLYTVEFLSSMSMLQSFAICMAVLHGRKTDSPSTEPKILQEHIVNDQSGKAPAGAQGGDPNSYVPNHPPVSPVGRA